The Xenopus tropicalis strain Nigerian chromosome 7, UCB_Xtro_10.0, whole genome shotgun sequence genome includes a region encoding these proteins:
- the znf526 gene encoding zinc finger protein 526 (The RefSeq protein has 3 substitutions compared to this genomic sequence), whose translation MAEDVQSPVIFQHQYMCSECGVLYNTLEDVLLHQQSHIGGAVQATLSQDVSVEIGELQSLVQDSQYQCLECGQVLLTPDELLHHQETHMRELPQSTVSAETSQIHYQCCECKELFTSPELWIAHRRKHEKQAEEPQQSVVLQTSSGIQALLSLQNVLLDERALNGWGMEMPAVVASAEESAEPLPTTCPSTLSETITVQDEVIPLPEMHPYECSECSLVFHTPEEFLEHQGRHFMVSEKESATSPSRGVVENGAPSSAILERLRKDWFQDEKEVVSIVDLGTTKRVYRCQECKKEYVTLEELRKHRKEHQSEEFPCPDCDRLFSSANRLQSHRRVHVEGTLQCPNCYKVFKKEASLEQHMRVHRGEALYLCVDCGLGFGTEITLVLHRKSHTADPLHRCHCGKTFSNMTKFLYHRRTHAGKSGVPTPKTEKPIVTEMPVSPVLTEQTAASPSVTFQTADLSPVLTKCQVNGVVKNIPPLEAQSEVRLTVQSFKCPVCSKEFSTRLRMVRHKRVVHAVELKHKCTVCGKHFKQKVHLQNHMRTHTGERPFQCTDCGKAYRSISSLRCHHLTHTGVKPYACDLCGKGFTQKSNLKQHRTLHTGASLFPCEVCGMKFNRASKLTLHLRAHTGALTYKCTECGKSFMRKELLELHRLGHQGKEPLHCHECAMVFEEESQLAEHKCHSNNEGQYVCPNCGKKLNSKTSLILHLLVHSDQRPFRCQVCGKCFPSQRRVQRHQRWHSAKRAHQCEICGKSFLASFNLRLHQRIHTGERPFPCPDCGKAFRQTTHLREHYRLHTGERPYHCQDCGKTFVQSMHLTEHRHLHTGQRPHSCTECGKSFKTVSNLRSHRKTHKEAVAQPQQTIMCTEMGETIAIIESVETIPLVETIEIYQTALEGNLQVEDLTVLEGSQCNMISNPLSK comes from the coding sequence ATGGCAGAGGATGTTCAGTCTCCAGTGATATTCCAGCACCAGTACATGTGTTCTGAATGTGGGGTTCTGTACAACACATTGGAGGATGTTCTGCTTCATCAACAGAGCCATATTGGAGGGGCTGTTCAAGCTACTTTATCCCAGGATGTTTCAGTGGAGATTGGTGAGCTTCAGAGTTTGGTACAAGACAGCCAATATCAGTGTTTGGAATGCGGTCAGGTTCTTCTGACTCCTGATGAGCTTCTACATCACCAAGAAACACACATGAGAGAACTTCCACAATCCACAGTTTCCGCAGAAACCAGCCAGATACACTACCAGTGTTGTGAGTGTAAGGAACTCTTTACTTCCCCTGAACTCTGGATAGCTCACCGTCGGAAGCATGAAAAGCAGGCAGAGGAGCCTCAGCAGAGTGTGGTCCTGCAAACTAGTTCTGGTATTCAGGCCCTTCTTAGTCTCCAAAATGTACTTCTAGATGAGAGGGCCCTAAATGGCTGGGGAATGGAGATGCCAGCTGTTGTGGCAAGTGCAGAGGAATCGGCTGAGCCCCTTCCAACAACATGTCCCTCAACTTTATCTGAAACCATTACAGTGCAGGATGAGGTTATACCACTCCCTGAGATGCACCCCTATGAATGCTCCGAGTGCAGTCTGGTTTTTCACACTCCTGAGGAATTTCTTGAGCACCAGGGAAGGCACTTTATGGTGTCCGAGAAGGAGAGCGCAACATCGCCTTCACGTGGAGTTGTGGAAAATGGAGCACCCTCTTCTGCCATTCTTGAAAGATTGCGCAAAGATTGGTTTCAGGATGAAAAAGAAGTGGTGTCTATAGTGGATTTGGGAACCACAAAGCGTGTATATCGATGTCAAGAGTGCAAGAAAGAGTATGTTACTTTAGAGGAGCTGCGGAAACATCGCAAGGAGCACCAGTCAGAGGAATTTCCTTGCCCGGATTGTGATCGTCTCTTTAGCTCTGCCAACCGGCTGCAGTCGCATCGGCGCGTACATGTGGAAGGAACTCTTCAATGCCCAAACTGCTACAAAGTGTTTAAGAAAGAGGCATCTCTAGAGCAGCACATGCGAGTACATCGGGGAGAAGCCCTGTACTTGTGTGTAGACTGTGGCCTGGGCTTTGGCACAGAAATCACCCTTGTATTGCATCGGAAAAGCCATACAGCAGATCCCCTCCATCGCTGCCACTGTGGCAAAACATTTAGCAATATGACAAAGTTCTTATACCACCGAAGAACTCATGCTGGTAAAAGTGGGGTACCTACTCCCAAAACTGAGAAACCCATTGTTACGGAGATGCCAGTTTCCCCCGTTTTGACAGAACAGACTGCAGCTTCCCCTTCTGTAACTTTCCAAACAGCAGATTTATCCCCTGTGCTTACTAAATGCCAGGTGAATGGTGTTGTCAAAAACATTCCACCTTTAGAGGCACAGTCAGAAGTAAGGCTTACAGTCCAGAGCTTTAAATGTCCCGTGTGCAGCAAAGAATTTTCCACCCGTCTTCGGATGGTGCGACATAAACGTGTAGTGCACGCGGTGGAGCTGAAGCACAAATGTACCGTATGTGGGAAGCACTTTAAGCAGAAAGTGCATCTTCAAAATCACATGCGCACTCACACAGGGGAACGGCCATTCCAGTGTACAGACTGTGGGAAAGCCTATAGGTCCATTTCCAGTCTCAGATGCCACCACCTCACCCATACTGGGGTAAAGCCATATGCATGTGATTTATGTGGAAAGGGTTTCACGCAAAAGTCCAATCTGAAGCAACATCGGACTTTACACACTGGTGCCAGTTTGTTCCCTTGTGAAGTGTGCGGGATGAAATTTAACAGGGCTTCTAAATTGACGTTACACCTTCGTGCTCACACCAGGGCCTTAACTTACAAATGCACAGAGTGTGGTAAATCTTTTATGCGCAAAGAATTGTTGGAGTTGCACCGGCTTGGCCATCAGGGAAAAGAGCCTCTCCACTGCCATGAATGTGCTATGGTTTTTGAAGAGGAATCGCAGCTGGCAGAACACAAGTGCCATAGCAATAACGAAGGACAATATGTGTGCCCCAACTGTGGCAAAAAGTTGAATTCCAAAACAAGCTTAATTCTCCACCTACTGGTGCATTCAGATCAGCGCCCTTTCAGATGTCAGGTCTGTGGAAAGTGCTTTCCAAGCCAGAGACATGTCCAAAGGCACCAGAGATGGCACTCAGCAAAACGGGCGCATCAGTGCGAAATTTGTGGGAAATCATTTCTGGCCTCCTTTAATTTGCGCCTCCATCAGCGCATTCATACAGGAGAAcggccatttccctgcccagactgTGGCAAAGCTTTCCGACAGGCCACTCACCTGCGAGAGCATTATCGACTGCACACTGGGGAAAGGCCGTATCACTGTCAGGATTGCGGCAAGACATTTGTCCAGTCTATGCACCTCACGGAGCACCGGCACCTCCACACAGGGCAACGGCCACACTCGTGTACTGAATGTGGCAAGAGCTTCAAGACTGTATCCAACTTGCGCAGCCACCGCAAGACACATAAGGAAGCTGTGGCTCAACCACAACAGACAATAATGTGCACAGAGATGGGGGAGACCATAGCAATAATAGAAAGTGTTGAGACCATTCCCCTTGTAGAGACCATAGAAATTTACCAGACTGCTCTGGAAGGGAATCTACAGGTAGAAGATCTGACTGTATTGGAAGGCAGCCAGTGCAATATGATTTCTAATCCACTGTCTAAATAA